Proteins encoded by one window of Danaus plexippus chromosome Z, MEX_DaPlex, whole genome shotgun sequence:
- the LOC116777673 gene encoding apolipoprotein D-like, which yields MYLVSIYLLLALCGSAISHTYHLGACPVVEPMPGFDMNQMLGVWYVIQKTSTASHCITYNFTRTDEPGRYELEQLSQHFILGLTPLNHDYRYTGILTVPDPAVPARMKVNFPLSVAGSASYTIMATDYTNYAAIFTCQKLAFAHRRSATILSRHKELDKMYVDKMRAKLSSFGVDPYDLSIISQTECPKHPNGTSNGVNINIDPETFSSHNIGEAVRKTGTVIADGVEYVVDAGKKVYNKVTSSKEDLTESPDKPVRSLKDDAEWLP from the exons ATGTATCTCgtatcaatatatttgttactagCGCTATGTGGCAGCGCAATATCTCATACTTACCACCTGGGAGCTTGCCCCGTTGTGGAGCCGATGCCGGGATTCGACATGAATCAG ATGTTGGGAGTGTGGTATGTGATCCAGAAGACGTCGACGGCTTCCCACTGCATCACGTACAATTTCACAAGAACAGACGAGCCTGGACGCTACGAGCTGGAACAGCTCTCGCAGCACTTCATCCTGGGCTTGACTCCGTTAAATCACGACTATAG ATACACTGGTATTCTGACAGTCCCCGATCCTGCAGTGCCAGCACGAATGAAAGTTAATTTCCCATTAA gtgTCGCTGGATCCGCTAGTTATACAATCATGGCCACAGATTATACAAACTACGCCGCTATATTCACGTGCCAGAAACTGGCGTTCGCCCACCGCCGATCAGCAACCATACTCTCCAGGCACAAGGAGTTGGATAAAATGTACGTGGATAAG ATGCGAGCTAAGTTATCGTCGTTTGGCGTGGACCCGTACGATCTGTCGATAATATCACAGACGGAATGCCCAAAACATCCCAACGGGACGAGCAACGGCGTTAACATCAACATAGATCCCGAGACCTTCTCATCACACAACATAGGAGAAGCCGTCAGAAAAACCGGCACAGTCATTG CTGACGGTGTGGAGTACGTGGTTGATGCCGGGAAGAAGGTTTACAACAAGGTCACCAGCAGCAAGGAAGACCTTACAGAGAGTCCCGACAAGCCAGTCCGTTCCCTCAAAGATGACGCAGAATGGCTGCCTTAA
- the LOC116777539 gene encoding meso-2,3-butanediol dehydrogenase-like, whose translation MSFNNKVVLVTGASSGIGAAAAEAFSSEGAQVVMVGRNETKLSAVAAKCNKPFVIRADVANDDDARRIIDETIKKFGKLDVLVNNAGMGSNTATLLEGDIMKDYDNLMSVNLRAVVHLTKLAAPHLIKTKGNIVNISSIAGTLTPVIPTTIIYYVTKAGLNHFSACAALELGREGVRVNTVSPGPVQTDFFTNSKYELQHSFIKKNTILNRISESEEIADLVLFLASDKAKGITASNFVSDNGAIACRN comes from the coding sequence ATGagtttcaataataaagtaGTGTTGGTGACCGGAGCCAGCTCTGGTATCGGAGCTGCTGCGGCGGAGGCGTTCAGTTCAGAGGGAGCTCAGGTTGTGATGGTTGGACGTAACGAGACCAAGCTGTCGGCCGTGGCTGCGAAATGCAACAAACCTTTCGTCATACGAGCTGATGTCGCTAACGATGATGACGCGAGAAGAATTATCGATgaaaccataaaaaaattcgGTAAACTAGACGTCCTGGTGAATAACGCGGGCATGGGTAGCAACACAGCTACTCTTCTCGAAGGGGACATCATGAAAGATTACGATAACTTAATGAGTGTCAATCTGAGAGCAGTGGTCCATCTGACGAAGCTGGCTGCACCGCATTTGATAAAGACAAAAGGTAACATCGTCAATATATCAAGCATTGCTGGAACCTTGACTCCAGTTATACCCACTACTATAATCTACTACGTGACTAAAGCCGGCTTGAACCATTTCTCTGCATGTGCAGCTTTGGAATTGGGTCGTGAAGGTGTCCGGGTGAACACTGTCAGTCCAGGCCCAGTCCAGACAGATTTTTTTACCAATTCCAAATACGAGCTGCaacattcttttattaaaaaaaatactattcttAATCGCATATCCGAATCGGAGGAAATAGCGGACTTGGTTTTATTCCTGGCTAGCGACAAAGCCAAAGGAATTACTGCTTCTAACTTCGTGAGCGACAATGGAGCCATCGCTTGTcgtaattag